The following are encoded together in the Petrotoga olearia DSM 13574 genome:
- a CDS encoding MOSC domain-containing protein, whose amino-acid sequence MLEKTMSKEGKVIKVCKCEKRGMLKKTQDKINIITNYGVEGDYHAGRSHRQVSLLGIESLEKIVKERDINLKDGYCNFAQNITIKGIELYKYPVGTKFRVGESVLLEITEIGKAGEFNPDNIMLTEGIFAKVLEGGIVVPGDELTIVSE is encoded by the coding sequence ATGTTAGAGAAAACGATGAGTAAAGAAGGTAAAGTTATCAAAGTTTGTAAATGTGAAAAAAGAGGGATGCTCAAAAAAACACAAGATAAAATCAACATTATAACTAACTATGGCGTAGAAGGTGACTATCATGCAGGAAGGAGTCACAGACAAGTTAGTCTGTTGGGCATTGAAAGCCTTGAAAAGATAGTAAAAGAGAGGGATATAAATTTAAAAGATGGATATTGCAACTTCGCACAGAATATAACCATAAAAGGGATAGAATTGTATAAATATCCTGTGGGAACCAAATTTAGAGTAGGTGAAAGTGTGTTACTTGAAATTACCGAAATAGGGAAAGCAGGAGAATTCAATCCTGACAATATAATGCTGACAGAGGGGATTTTCGCCAAAGTTTTAGAAGGTGGAATCGTCGTTCCCGGTGATGAATTAACAATTGTATCAGAGTAG
- the moaA gene encoding GTP 3',8-cyclase MoaA: MIDKYGRSIDYLRVSITDRCNLRCIYCMPPKGVTFKPHSSILRYEEIIKIVEVGTKLGIKKVRITGGEPLVREGVVDLIKKLREIPALEDITMTTNGVLLPKYAFALKRAGLSRVNISLDSLNADIYKTITRRDEFSQAIEGIKAALEAALGSVKINTVVMKGLNDTELESFVNLTIDRDLHVRFIEYMPMGETSLLSGNYYVSLNEFKEKIINKTGMVPANIKNNGPSKDFKVPGAIGTVGFITAISHNFCSTCNRVRLTADGFLRPCLASDVEVNMRGEDGKISTKSLREKFEKALLLKPISHNFYKNNFFPKKNMSQIGG; this comes from the coding sequence ATGATTGATAAATATGGAAGAAGTATCGATTATCTTAGAGTATCCATAACAGATAGATGTAATCTACGTTGTATTTATTGTATGCCACCTAAGGGTGTAACTTTCAAGCCTCACAGCAGTATTCTACGATACGAAGAAATAATCAAAATTGTTGAAGTAGGTACTAAACTTGGTATAAAAAAAGTTCGTATCACTGGTGGTGAACCTCTTGTTCGAGAAGGAGTAGTAGATTTAATCAAAAAGTTGAGGGAAATTCCTGCACTTGAAGATATTACTATGACAACTAATGGCGTCCTTCTGCCAAAATATGCTTTTGCTTTGAAAAGGGCGGGTTTGTCTAGGGTTAACATAAGTCTTGATTCTTTAAATGCTGATATCTATAAAACAATTACTCGAAGGGACGAGTTTTCACAAGCAATTGAAGGGATAAAAGCTGCACTTGAAGCTGCCTTGGGTTCAGTAAAGATCAATACAGTTGTAATGAAGGGCCTCAACGATACTGAATTGGAAAGTTTCGTTAATCTCACAATAGATAGAGATCTACATGTGAGATTTATTGAATATATGCCTATGGGTGAAACAAGCCTTCTTTCTGGTAATTATTATGTCTCTCTGAACGAATTCAAGGAAAAAATTATCAATAAGACGGGTATGGTACCTGCCAATATAAAAAACAATGGTCCTTCAAAGGATTTCAAAGTCCCTGGGGCAATTGGGACTGTAGGGTTTATTACGGCTATTAGTCATAACTTTTGTTCAACATGTAATCGAGTGAGATTAACCGCTGATGGATTTTTGAGGCCTTGTCTTGCCAGCGATGTTGAAGTAAATATGCGTGGCGAAGATGGGAAGATCTCTACAAAAAGCTTGAGGGAAAAGTTTGAAAAAGCTCTTCTACTTAAACCCATTAGTCACAACTTTTACAAAAATAATTTCTTCCCGAAGAAAAATATGTCTCAAATTGGAGGATGA
- the moaC gene encoding cyclic pyranopterin monophosphate synthase MoaC, with product MKEFTHIDEKGKAKMVDVTDKDETKREAIAYGQIKLKESTLERVKNGQIEKGAVLETARVAGIMGVKKTAELIPMCHPLLITGIDIKFEFENATTLGIYATVRTRGKTGVEMEAFTGVSIAALTVYDMCKAVDKDMVIKNIKLMKKTGGKSGTYVRENDE from the coding sequence ATGAAAGAATTTACTCATATAGATGAAAAAGGTAAAGCAAAGATGGTTGATGTTACAGATAAAGATGAAACCAAAAGAGAAGCCATAGCCTATGGACAAATAAAGCTAAAAGAATCAACCCTTGAAAGGGTAAAGAATGGTCAGATAGAAAAAGGAGCTGTTTTAGAAACCGCAAGAGTGGCTGGAATTATGGGTGTTAAGAAAACAGCTGAGTTAATCCCAATGTGTCACCCTTTACTGATAACGGGTATAGATATAAAATTTGAATTTGAAAATGCTACAACTTTAGGTATCTACGCAACGGTGAGGACAAGAGGTAAAACTGGGGTTGAAATGGAAGCATTTACTGGTGTTTCAATAGCAGCTTTAACTGTATACGATATGTGTAAGGCTGTAGATAAAGATATGGTGATTAAAAATATAAAATTAATGAAAAAGACGGGAGGTAAAAGTGGGACTTATGTTAGAGAAAACGATGAGTAA
- a CDS encoding molybdopterin biosynthesis protein: protein MSKIYLEKVSLEKAMDEYFKIFKDYSVETENIKVENSNGRITAEAIYAKRFGPHYYASAMDGIAVKASNTYGASKTNSLMLKKGLDAVIVDTGDPIPEGFNAVIKIEEINDEGDFYIIEKSATPWQNIRAIGESVMKGQLMFPVNHMIRPYDVGALLEAGVKEINVKKKPLIGIIPTGDEIIPPNQEPGKGQLVDFNSTMMKIYGEQWGAKVSITEILPDKYENLKKKVLDEVEKNDILIIIAGSSAGREDYTEKILNEVGRVVVHGINIMPGKPVILGIIKGKPVIGIPGYPLSALLNYYIFVRTLVYQMLNLDVPEMPYINAVVRRKVPSQVGLEEFLRVNLAFIDGEYVAVPRKRGSAAMESLVNADGIMPVPEKSEGIGINEKVKIYILKPIFSISKNVLFIGSHDYSLDILVNEIKSQKLGFHFNIQSVGSMGGLMSLKRGECHLAGAHLLDPKSGTYNKTYVKEILAEKKVTMVNLIWRQQGLIVPKGNPLGLGKIEDLSRPDINFINRQKGSGTRVLLDYWLNKKGIPSKSIRGYEREEFTHTAVAAAVANKSADVGLGIKAAADAMDLDFIPLLEERYDFIISTDFLQDIRMKKILKLINSEKFKSQVIVLGGYRTDNTGEIMS, encoded by the coding sequence ATGAGTAAAATATATTTAGAAAAAGTCTCTTTAGAAAAAGCTATGGATGAATATTTTAAAATTTTTAAAGACTATTCTGTTGAAACAGAAAATATTAAAGTTGAAAATTCTAACGGTAGAATTACAGCAGAAGCTATATATGCAAAAAGGTTTGGGCCACACTATTATGCATCCGCAATGGATGGCATAGCGGTTAAAGCTTCAAATACATATGGAGCCAGTAAAACGAATTCATTAATGTTGAAAAAAGGGTTAGATGCAGTTATAGTTGATACTGGGGATCCGATACCAGAAGGATTTAATGCGGTTATAAAAATAGAAGAAATAAATGATGAAGGCGATTTTTACATTATAGAAAAAAGTGCTACACCATGGCAAAATATTAGAGCTATTGGAGAAAGTGTGATGAAAGGTCAATTAATGTTCCCCGTAAATCATATGATACGGCCTTATGATGTGGGAGCTTTATTAGAAGCAGGTGTGAAAGAAATTAATGTCAAAAAAAAGCCTTTGATAGGGATCATTCCAACGGGTGATGAAATTATTCCCCCCAATCAGGAACCAGGAAAAGGTCAACTTGTGGATTTCAATTCGACTATGATGAAGATTTATGGTGAACAGTGGGGAGCAAAAGTTTCAATTACAGAGATCCTTCCCGACAAATATGAAAATCTCAAGAAAAAGGTGTTGGATGAGGTAGAAAAAAACGATATTTTGATCATTATAGCTGGTTCTTCTGCCGGTAGGGAAGATTACACTGAGAAAATTTTAAATGAGGTAGGAAGAGTTGTTGTACATGGAATTAACATAATGCCAGGTAAACCTGTTATTCTTGGTATTATAAAAGGCAAGCCGGTGATTGGTATACCTGGTTATCCTCTCTCTGCGTTGTTGAATTATTATATTTTTGTACGGACACTTGTGTATCAGATGTTAAATTTGGACGTTCCAGAAATGCCATATATAAATGCAGTTGTTCGTAGAAAAGTTCCTTCACAAGTTGGCTTGGAAGAATTTTTAAGGGTTAATTTAGCCTTTATTGACGGAGAATACGTAGCGGTTCCTCGAAAAAGGGGATCGGCTGCCATGGAGTCACTGGTGAATGCAGACGGTATTATGCCTGTCCCAGAAAAATCTGAAGGAATAGGTATCAATGAAAAAGTGAAAATATATATTTTAAAACCCATCTTCTCGATTTCAAAAAACGTGTTGTTCATTGGGAGTCACGATTATTCATTAGACATATTGGTTAATGAAATAAAATCTCAAAAACTTGGATTTCACTTTAACATTCAATCTGTAGGGAGTATGGGGGGTTTGATGTCGCTAAAAAGGGGTGAGTGCCATTTGGCAGGAGCCCACCTTTTGGATCCAAAAAGTGGAACGTACAATAAAACTTACGTTAAAGAGATCTTAGCAGAAAAAAAGGTAACGATGGTGAATTTAATTTGGAGACAACAGGGTTTAATTGTACCAAAAGGTAACCCTTTAGGATTGGGAAAGATAGAGGATTTAAGCCGTCCGGATATTAACTTCATCAATAGACAGAAAGGTTCAGGCACGCGCGTACTACTAGATTATTGGTTGAACAAAAAGGGAATACCTTCAAAATCAATTAGAGGATATGAGAGAGAAGAATTCACCCATACTGCTGTTGCAGCGGCGGTTGCAAATAAATCTGCAGATGTAGGATTAGGGATAAAGGCAGCTGCCGATGCTATGGATTTGGATTTTATACCTCTTTTAGAAGAAAGATATGATTTTATAATTTCAACTGACTTTCTACAAGATATCAGGATGAAGAAAATTCTAAAGCTTATTAATTCTGAAAAGTTTAAAAGCCAAGTAATTGTATTAGGTGGTTATAGAACAGATAATACAGGTGAAATAATGTCATAA
- a CDS encoding glycoside hydrolase family 13 protein gives MKGIYSDQTNAYLNPEEPSIDDEVTIKLRIPKYLGKSIGSVMFTPEKNSKKYQHKPMQLSKETTYFYFFESTFKMPDKIVRYHFEIDLIEKDKKLFYDAMGLVENRAIHDFVFIADFKTPNWSHGSVYYQIFVDRFKNGDETNDPVSHEYHYDGQKVIKKDWNSLPHPKNGHREFYGGDLQGVLEKIDYLKELGVETIYLNPIFVSPSPHKYDTQDYEHVDPHFGVIEEDSEDLNEKYKVRTTSIKNLEKSDEILKILIQKAHEKNIKVILDGVFNHCGSFHKWIDEMDLYGEGSLHNEDSPYKSYFYWNSSQKGYEGWWGFHTLPKLNYGNISLWKYIADIGKKWVSEPFNADGWRLDVADELGKSFEMNTAFWRFFYKVVKKSNPESIIFAEIYKSPLAWLELKCWDSIMNYITCMDHVSYFLTGMEKHNEHHKPELLKNAEYFVNSVRWALSQLPMNSKFIALNQLSNHDHSRWMTRTTQKVGRLGPQTHEEASIGKDLDVFKIGLVTMFTLPGSPGLFYGDEIGMAGWTDPDNRRPYPWGKESEENKMLFNFTKELIKMYKEHPALRKGSFDFLDWNGGYVSYASWNESENIITVINREEKEIDIELPLWLLDKKEGEITLLFSTKDFNLGDNSYNDGKKSLKIPEKIALIFKIN, from the coding sequence ATGAAAGGCATATATTCTGATCAAACTAACGCTTATCTCAATCCGGAGGAACCAAGTATAGATGATGAGGTAACAATTAAACTAAGAATCCCGAAATATTTAGGTAAAAGCATTGGAAGTGTTATGTTTACTCCTGAAAAAAATTCAAAAAAGTATCAACACAAACCAATGCAACTATCAAAAGAAACTACTTACTTTTATTTTTTTGAAAGTACTTTCAAAATGCCAGATAAAATTGTTAGATATCATTTTGAAATAGATTTAATAGAAAAAGACAAAAAATTGTTCTATGACGCTATGGGTCTTGTAGAAAATCGTGCTATTCATGACTTTGTATTCATTGCAGATTTTAAAACCCCAAATTGGTCACATGGTTCTGTATACTATCAAATATTTGTTGACCGATTCAAAAATGGAGATGAAACAAACGATCCAGTATCTCACGAATACCATTACGATGGTCAAAAGGTTATAAAAAAAGATTGGAACTCACTGCCCCATCCTAAAAATGGTCACAGAGAGTTTTATGGAGGAGATTTACAAGGTGTTTTAGAAAAGATTGATTATTTAAAAGAGTTAGGAGTAGAAACGATTTATCTAAACCCTATCTTTGTTTCTCCAAGTCCGCACAAATATGATACTCAAGATTACGAACACGTAGATCCCCATTTTGGTGTTATAGAAGAAGATTCAGAAGATCTGAATGAAAAGTACAAAGTTAGAACTACCTCTATAAAGAACCTTGAAAAAAGTGACGAAATTCTAAAAATCCTGATTCAGAAAGCCCATGAAAAAAATATAAAAGTTATTTTAGATGGTGTTTTCAACCACTGTGGTTCTTTTCATAAATGGATAGACGAAATGGATCTGTATGGTGAAGGTAGTCTACATAACGAAGATTCTCCCTACAAAAGTTACTTTTATTGGAACAGCTCCCAAAAAGGTTATGAAGGATGGTGGGGTTTTCACACTCTTCCAAAATTGAATTATGGAAATATAAGCTTATGGAAATACATTGCAGATATCGGTAAAAAATGGGTAAGTGAACCTTTCAATGCAGATGGATGGAGACTCGATGTTGCAGATGAACTAGGAAAATCCTTTGAAATGAACACAGCTTTTTGGAGGTTCTTCTACAAAGTTGTAAAAAAGTCAAATCCTGAATCTATAATATTCGCAGAAATTTATAAATCACCTCTTGCTTGGTTAGAGTTAAAATGTTGGGACTCTATAATGAATTATATAACCTGTATGGACCATGTTAGTTATTTTCTTACAGGTATGGAAAAACACAACGAACATCATAAACCTGAGCTCTTAAAAAATGCTGAATATTTCGTTAACTCAGTGAGATGGGCTTTATCTCAATTACCTATGAATAGTAAATTTATCGCTTTAAACCAACTGAGCAATCATGATCATTCTAGATGGATGACAAGAACCACGCAAAAAGTCGGGAGATTAGGACCTCAAACTCATGAAGAGGCCTCAATTGGGAAAGATTTAGATGTTTTCAAAATAGGATTAGTCACAATGTTTACTCTTCCAGGATCACCAGGATTATTCTACGGTGATGAAATAGGTATGGCAGGCTGGACAGACCCAGATAACAGGAGGCCTTACCCTTGGGGAAAAGAAAGTGAAGAAAATAAAATGTTGTTTAATTTCACAAAAGAATTAATTAAAATGTACAAAGAGCATCCAGCATTGAGAAAAGGTTCTTTTGATTTTCTTGATTGGAATGGTGGATACGTATCTTACGCTTCATGGAATGAAAGTGAAAATATAATCACCGTTATAAATAGAGAAGAAAAAGAGATCGATATTGAACTGCCATTATGGTTACTCGATAAAAAAGAAGGCGAAATAACTCTTTTATTCTCTACAAAAGATTTCAATTTAGGAGATAATTCTTATAATGATGGCAAAAAATCTTTGAAAATCCCAGAAAAAATAGCTCTTATATTTAAAATTAATTGA
- the iscB gene encoding RNA-guided endonuclease IscB — MVYVLSKDGAPLMPTKRHGKVKHMLKDGKAKVVRNKPFTIQLTYDTPHYTQPITLGIDSGYKYIGFSAVTEKGNTPNGVKEEVLSGEVNLRSNVSELLKERSMYRRIRRNKLRYRKSKFDNRVSSRKETPRKGFKESWLAPSIKHKLDTHIRFIEFIKKILPITNIVIEVAKFDTQKIKNPEIKGKEYQQGEQQNFYNLREYILYRDNYTCQLCGKSNVPLEVHHIGFWKGDRTNRPSNLITLCTKCHDPKNHLKGGKLYGMKPVQKPLKEATFMSTVRWKLVNILDCKYTYGYITKSKRIKLNLDKTHYNDAYCIAGGTSQRRIEPIYFEQIRRNNRSLEKFYDAKYIDTRDGSIKKGQELFNGRRTRNKNYNTENLRKFRGQKISKGRRSIRTQRYFYQPKDLVIYEGKKYTVKGIHCCGKRIILAELSKSFKIETVEPYMFRKGLCIT; from the coding sequence ATGGTATATGTACTTTCTAAAGATGGAGCACCTCTAATGCCTACTAAAAGACATGGGAAAGTTAAACATATGCTTAAAGATGGTAAAGCAAAAGTAGTTAGAAACAAACCGTTCACCATACAATTAACATACGATACTCCACATTATACTCAACCTATAACTCTTGGTATAGATAGCGGTTACAAGTACATAGGATTTTCTGCTGTAACGGAAAAGGGAAACACCCCGAACGGGGTCAAGGAAGAAGTGTTATCAGGAGAAGTTAACCTGAGAAGTAACGTAAGTGAACTTCTCAAGGAAAGAAGTATGTATCGTAGAATTCGGAGAAATAAGTTAAGATACAGAAAGTCTAAATTTGACAACAGAGTATCTTCTAGAAAGGAAACACCCCGAAAGGGGTTCAAGGAAAGTTGGTTAGCGCCATCGATTAAACATAAGTTAGATACTCATATTCGGTTTATAGAATTCATTAAGAAGATACTTCCTATAACTAACATAGTAATTGAAGTAGCAAAATTCGATACTCAGAAGATTAAAAATCCAGAGATTAAAGGCAAAGAATATCAGCAAGGAGAGCAACAAAACTTTTATAATCTTCGTGAGTACATATTATACAGAGACAATTACACTTGTCAATTATGTGGTAAGAGTAACGTCCCACTTGAAGTACATCACATAGGTTTTTGGAAAGGTGATAGAACCAATAGACCGAGCAATTTAATTACGCTTTGTACTAAATGCCATGATCCTAAAAACCACTTAAAAGGTGGTAAACTCTATGGTATGAAACCTGTACAAAAACCATTAAAAGAAGCGACCTTTATGTCTACTGTCAGGTGGAAGTTAGTTAACATACTTGATTGTAAATATACATACGGTTATATAACCAAATCGAAGAGAATAAAGCTCAACCTTGACAAAACTCATTATAACGATGCGTATTGTATTGCAGGTGGAACTAGTCAAAGAAGAATAGAACCTATATACTTTGAACAGATTAGACGAAACAATCGTTCGTTAGAAAAATTTTACGATGCAAAGTATATAGATACAAGAGATGGTTCGATTAAGAAAGGACAAGAATTGTTTAACGGTAGAAGAACTCGAAACAAAAATTACAATACAGAGAATCTTAGAAAGTTTAGAGGTCAGAAAATATCCAAAGGTAGAAGAAGTATTCGTACTCAAAGGTATTTCTATCAGCCTAAAGATTTAGTTATATACGAGGGTAAGAAATATACTGTGAAAGGTATTCATTGTTGTGGGAAACGTATCATTCTTGCCGAACTTTCTAAATCATTTAAAATTGAAACTGTTGAACCATACATGTTTCGAAAAGGATTGTGCATAACATAA
- a CDS encoding MogA/MoaB family molybdenum cofactor biosynthesis protein — protein MIKVAIITISDKGSKGLRQDKSGELLIKMVEEEGWIKTLYLIIPDEKVEIEQKLKEIADNNIADLILTTGGTGFAPRDVTPEATKNIIEKEVPGIPEKIRYATGKNTPMAYLSRGVCGIRKFTLIINFPGSTKAVKECFEAVKDLIPHGINILKSEITEH, from the coding sequence ATGATTAAAGTAGCAATAATAACTATAAGTGATAAAGGCTCAAAGGGTTTAAGACAAGACAAAAGTGGTGAATTACTAATTAAGATGGTTGAAGAGGAAGGTTGGATTAAAACTCTTTACCTAATAATTCCAGATGAAAAAGTAGAAATAGAACAAAAATTAAAAGAAATAGCTGACAATAATATTGCAGACTTAATACTCACAACAGGAGGAACGGGTTTTGCTCCAAGAGACGTTACCCCAGAGGCTACGAAAAACATTATCGAAAAAGAGGTTCCAGGAATTCCAGAAAAAATCAGATATGCCACAGGGAAGAATACTCCAATGGCATATCTTTCTAGAGGAGTTTGTGGCATTAGAAAATTTACTTTAATTATCAATTTTCCAGGTAGTACTAAGGCGGTTAAAGAATGTTTTGAAGCTGTTAAAGATCTTATCCCACACGGAATTAATATTCTAAAGAGTGAGATAACAGAACATTAG
- the abc-f gene encoding ribosomal protection-like ABC-F family protein: MISLLLRLENVSHNFGEFYLFYDVDLVINQNDRIALIGKNGAGKTTLLNIISENIEPIEGRVLKKNDLTISLLKQYRLDLNKTDPTLYDFLKESVSKNNPEHIVDKNVRSLLVGLGFEEDEWDRNVSGLSGGELTRLSLGKTLSEKSDLLLLDEPTNHLDLYSIDWLINYLKNYKGAMVIVSHDRTFLKQLCNKYWEINNSKIWEFKGTYKEYIQSREIYINSMNSRKQNLQKEIERLEKMIERYRSWGTEKMVRQAVIRERKLEELKNELQEIQNIEEEKGIAIKIPQPTKTGYKVVVVKDLSFSYNKEQKLLENISFELYEGEKLAILGKNGCGKSTLLKLLISELENHKGSIEWGYNIKIGYLDQVISNLSQESDVLNETWELIKDWKDFEVRKYLGRFGFYSSEVFKKVSELSGGELTRLALAKILLEKPNVLILDEPTNHLDILTIESMEQALKEYTGAIIFVSHDQSFIENIANKFLLIDNGESKISENIQPLLEEIKNNSFKIKKEKKVNKEYEQNKKVKNRIKTLNNEILRIRAESELLFEKLDSVEAKLFEYGDDYNKVLELIEEKNKLEKELTKLQKLESKYVEELNQHTKISNNNYGG, from the coding sequence GTGATAAGTTTGCTTTTAAGACTTGAAAATGTATCCCATAATTTTGGTGAATTTTACCTTTTTTACGATGTCGACTTGGTTATAAATCAGAATGATAGGATAGCTTTAATCGGTAAAAACGGTGCTGGAAAAACAACTTTATTGAATATTATTTCAGAAAATATTGAGCCTATCGAAGGACGGGTGCTCAAAAAAAATGATTTAACTATATCTCTTTTAAAGCAATATAGATTAGATTTAAATAAAACAGATCCTACTTTGTATGACTTTTTAAAAGAAAGCGTCTCAAAAAACAACCCGGAACATATAGTCGATAAGAACGTTAGGAGTTTGCTAGTGGGACTTGGTTTCGAAGAAGACGAATGGGACAGAAATGTTTCTGGTTTAAGTGGTGGTGAATTAACTAGATTATCCCTTGGAAAAACCCTTTCTGAAAAAAGCGATTTATTACTTCTTGACGAACCTACTAACCATCTGGATCTCTACTCTATTGATTGGTTAATCAACTATCTGAAAAATTACAAAGGTGCCATGGTTATAGTATCCCACGACAGAACATTCTTAAAACAGTTGTGTAACAAATATTGGGAAATAAACAATTCAAAGATTTGGGAATTCAAAGGAACCTACAAAGAATACATCCAATCACGTGAAATTTATATAAATTCAATGAATTCAAGAAAACAGAACCTACAGAAAGAGATCGAAAGACTTGAAAAAATGATAGAGCGTTACAGAAGTTGGGGAACAGAAAAAATGGTTAGGCAGGCCGTAATCCGCGAAAGAAAATTAGAAGAGTTGAAAAATGAACTCCAAGAGATTCAAAACATAGAAGAAGAAAAAGGTATAGCCATAAAGATCCCCCAACCCACAAAAACTGGTTACAAGGTAGTAGTGGTTAAAGACCTATCTTTTTCATACAACAAAGAACAAAAATTACTAGAAAACATCTCTTTTGAACTCTACGAAGGAGAAAAATTAGCTATCTTAGGAAAAAATGGTTGTGGAAAGAGCACTTTACTAAAATTATTGATAAGTGAATTAGAAAATCATAAAGGGAGCATTGAATGGGGATACAATATCAAAATCGGATACTTAGATCAAGTCATATCTAATCTCTCTCAAGAATCTGACGTGTTAAATGAAACTTGGGAATTGATTAAGGATTGGAAAGATTTTGAAGTAAGAAAGTATCTTGGGAGATTTGGATTCTATTCTAGCGAAGTGTTCAAAAAAGTAAGTGAACTCTCTGGTGGAGAACTCACCAGGTTGGCATTAGCTAAAATTTTACTTGAGAAGCCAAACGTATTGATATTAGATGAGCCCACCAACCACTTGGATATTTTAACAATTGAAAGTATGGAGCAAGCACTTAAAGAGTACACGGGAGCCATAATATTTGTCTCACATGACCAATCTTTTATCGAGAACATCGCCAACAAATTTCTTTTGATAGACAACGGGGAATCCAAAATATCTGAAAATATTCAACCCCTTTTAGAAGAAATAAAAAATAACTCCTTTAAAATAAAGAAAGAGAAAAAAGTAAACAAAGAATACGAACAAAATAAAAAAGTTAAAAACAGAATAAAAACTTTAAACAATGAAATATTACGAATCAGGGCAGAATCCGAATTGCTATTTGAAAAGTTAGATTCAGTTGAAGCTAAACTTTTTGAATATGGAGACGATTATAATAAGGTATTAGAATTAATTGAAGAAAAAAACAAATTAGAAAAGGAACTTACAAAACTACAAAAACTGGAAAGTAAATATGTAGAAGAATTAAATCAACATACTAAAATCTCAAACAATAATTACGGAGGTTAA
- the glp gene encoding gephyrin-like molybdotransferase Glp, with protein MSEFLHLNTPEMFWEIVDKNLSISSLPSETINFKGSNGRILAEDLFSPIDLPPFSRSTVDGFAVKAEDTFGASESMPIYLNVKGEVFMGQEAKIRVDAGETVKIPTGGMLPEGSNAVVMIEYVDYVGEKMIEVNRSVGVGENVIYKGEDISKGKALLNKYHKIRPQDVGALAGLGITDVVVYKKPKVAVIATGDELVSPENVPGVGEIRDINSYTIGTTLEEVGAEIRYVGIIPDKFDFLGKKIKNNLDCDLILISGGSSVGVKDMTVEVLNSLGKPGVLSQGITIKPGKPTIFAVIEGKPILGLPGHPSSSFIITQVIVKPLVEKIMGIKEKSIKCNIKAKLSRNLDSDKGREEYVPVRLIENTEKNYIAEPLVGESAMISTFVYADGYIIIEANKEGLNKDETVDVYLY; from the coding sequence ATGTCTGAATTCTTGCATTTAAATACTCCAGAAATGTTTTGGGAAATTGTTGATAAAAACCTAAGTATCAGCTCGTTACCATCAGAAACGATAAACTTTAAAGGGTCAAATGGCCGAATTTTAGCTGAGGATTTATTTTCTCCCATTGATCTTCCACCTTTTAGCCGATCAACTGTTGATGGTTTCGCTGTGAAAGCGGAGGATACTTTTGGGGCTTCAGAAAGTATGCCTATCTATCTGAATGTTAAAGGTGAAGTGTTTATGGGGCAAGAAGCAAAAATAAGGGTAGACGCTGGTGAAACTGTAAAAATTCCAACTGGTGGAATGTTGCCAGAAGGATCAAATGCTGTCGTTATGATAGAATACGTTGATTACGTTGGCGAAAAAATGATTGAAGTCAATCGTTCTGTTGGAGTTGGTGAAAACGTAATTTACAAAGGTGAAGATATTTCCAAAGGAAAGGCACTTTTAAATAAATATCATAAGATCAGGCCACAGGATGTAGGAGCTCTAGCTGGACTTGGAATAACCGATGTTGTAGTTTATAAAAAACCAAAAGTAGCTGTAATTGCTACAGGAGACGAATTAGTCTCCCCAGAAAATGTTCCTGGAGTAGGTGAAATCAGGGATATAAATAGTTACACGATTGGAACAACATTAGAAGAAGTAGGTGCAGAAATTAGATACGTTGGGATAATTCCAGATAAATTTGATTTTTTGGGGAAAAAAATAAAAAACAATTTAGATTGTGACTTGATTTTGATCTCTGGGGGTAGTTCTGTAGGAGTCAAAGACATGACGGTGGAAGTTCTAAATTCTTTGGGGAAACCTGGTGTATTGTCTCAGGGAATTACTATAAAGCCTGGTAAACCTACGATTTTTGCGGTAATTGAAGGCAAGCCTATTTTAGGCTTACCTGGCCACCCTTCATCATCCTTTATCATTACCCAAGTGATTGTTAAACCATTGGTAGAAAAGATAATGGGTATAAAAGAAAAAAGCATAAAATGTAATATTAAAGCAAAGTTAAGTAGAAATCTGGATTCTGATAAAGGGAGAGAAGAGTATGTCCCAGTTCGATTGATTGAAAATACCGAAAAAAATTACATTGCTGAGCCATTAGTCGGCGAATCAGCAATGATATCAACATTTGTTTATGCCGACGGTTATATAATAATAGAAGCTAACAAAGAAGGACTCAATAAAGATGAAACGGTAGATGTCTATTTATACTAA